A section of the Streptomyces sp. NBC_01363 genome encodes:
- a CDS encoding SsgA family sporulation/cell division regulator — protein MFTVIQQSVQARMVASAPRMETLPATLQYDPKDPFAVRMAFPAPATLEGTEVAWEFSRELLAAGMDGAAGAGDVRVRPFGYDRTVLEFHAAEGIAMVHVRTAELRRFLERAQEMVPVGDEHRFLDLDRGLTELLGGPC, from the coding sequence TTGTTCACCGTCATCCAGCAGTCCGTGCAGGCCCGCATGGTCGCATCCGCGCCGCGGATGGAGACCCTTCCCGCCACTTTGCAGTACGACCCGAAGGATCCGTTCGCCGTTCGCATGGCGTTTCCCGCCCCTGCGACCCTGGAGGGTACCGAGGTCGCCTGGGAGTTCTCCCGCGAGCTGCTGGCGGCGGGGATGGACGGGGCGGCCGGTGCGGGGGACGTACGCGTCAGGCCGTTCGGCTACGACCGTACGGTCCTGGAGTTCCATGCCGCCGAGGGAATCGCGATGGTGCACGTCCGCACGGCGGAGTTGCGCCGCTTCCTGGAGCGGGCGCAGGAAATGGTGCCGGTCGGCGACGAGCACCGGTTCCTGGATCTCGACCGCGGTCTGACCGAGCTGCTCGGCGGCCCCTGCTGA
- a CDS encoding ATP-binding protein, giving the protein MADNLSYSFALPGGAFCAGLARGAVGDLLTRHGLAELRETAVLAASELVATAYRFTPDREMLLRVHWQFDALRITLYDQHPSHGSAAKSEECRERRSDSMWLLAAAVDAHGGDWGLAPALTQSGGCKAWALLHR; this is encoded by the coding sequence GTGGCCGACAACCTGAGTTATTCGTTCGCACTGCCCGGCGGCGCCTTCTGTGCCGGTCTCGCACGCGGTGCCGTGGGTGACCTGCTCACCCGGCACGGTCTCGCGGAGCTCCGTGAGACAGCCGTACTCGCCGCCTCCGAACTGGTCGCGACCGCCTACCGGTTCACCCCGGACCGGGAGATGCTGCTGCGGGTGCACTGGCAGTTCGACGCACTCCGCATCACCCTCTACGACCAGCATCCCTCGCACGGCTCGGCCGCGAAGTCGGAGGAATGCCGGGAGCGCCGCAGCGACAGCATGTGGCTCCTGGCCGCCGCGGTCGACGCGCACGGCGGGGACTGGGGGCTGGCGCCCGCACTGACCCAGTCCGGCGGCTGCAAGGCCTGGGCCTTACTGCACAGGTGA